The following coding sequences are from one Manis pentadactyla isolate mManPen7 chromosome 13, mManPen7.hap1, whole genome shotgun sequence window:
- the LOC118923805 gene encoding H-2 class I histocompatibility antigen, Q10 alpha chain-like isoform X2, whose amino-acid sequence MAELAKLQLEDKPWPRGTHSLRYHYLALSAPGPDLPQFLAVGYVDDHPFIQYDSRVDRAESQVPWMAPLDAQYWETETQKQRVWAKVQQVETWMVMGYHNHSSGTHSTQRMFGCEVQEDGRSSAFWQFGFDGQDHLSLDLDTLSWVSAKHVAIGTKRWWEAERCYAEYDKAYLESICLSSLRRYLELGGQTFTRREPPRVHVTGRTAQAGGTMLKCWALGFYPQDISLSWWLGEEELALETETALSPVDDLHHRCYHHSLAGGWNCVLGQEVLSRWNRPSLLPKSRGSKGCSATLLTSPPAQLSKVFWSLEVPCTGWLTGVI is encoded by the exons ATGGCAGAACTAGCCAAACTGCAGCTGGAAGACAAGCCATGGCCAAGAG GGACTCACTCCCTCCGCTACCACTACCTGGCCCTGTCAGCGCCAGGCCCGGACCTCCCCCAGTTTCTGGCTGTAGGCTATGTGGACGACCATCCCTTCATCCAGTATGATAGTCGTGTGGACAGGGCTGAGTCCCAGGTCCCATGGATGGCGCCCCTGGATGCCCAGTACTGGGAGACAGAGACCCAGAAGCAGAGGGTCTGGGCGAAGGTGCAGCAGGTGGAGACATGGATGGTGATGGGCTACCACAACCACAGCAGCG GCACGCACAGCACGCAGCGCATGTTTGGCTGTGAGGTCCAGGAGGACGGCCGCTCCAGCGCCTTCTGGCAGTTTGGCTTTGACGGGCAGGACCACCTGTCTCTGGATCTGGACACGCTGAGCTGGGTGTCAGCCAAGCATGTGGCCATAGGGACCAAGCGCTGGTGGGAGGCCGAGCGCTGCTACGCAGAATATGACAAGGCTTACCTGGAAAGCATCTGCCTCAGCTCCCTGCGCAGGTACCTGGAGCTGGGAGGCCAGACCTTCACTCGGAGAG AGCCACCTAGAGTGCACGTGACAGGCCGCACAGCCCAGGCTGGGGGCACCATGCTGAAGTGCTGGGCCCTGGGCTTCTACCCACAGGACATCTCATTGAGCTGGTGGCTGGGTGAGGAGGAGCTAGCTCTCGAAACCGA AACTGCCCTCTCACCAGTGGATGACCTCCATCACCGTTGTTATCACCATTCTCTTGCTGGTGGCTGGAATTGTGTTCTTGGTCAGGAGGTGCTGTCAAG GTGGAACAGGCCCTCGCTGTTACCAAAGTCCAGAGGGAGCAAGGGCTGCTCAGCAACTCTGCTGACAAGTCCACCAGCTCAGCTCAGCAAGGTGTTCTGGAGCCTGGAGGTCCCCTGCACTGGCTGGCTGACAGGTGTGATCTGA
- the LOC118923789 gene encoding LOW QUALITY PROTEIN: immunity-related GTPase family M protein-like (The sequence of the model RefSeq protein was modified relative to this genomic sequence to represent the inferred CDS: inserted 2 bases in 1 codon; substituted 2 bases at 2 genomic stop codons), with amino-acid sequence MGCSMSPESGARSMGKALEEGKLLEVVSVVRETLEAACSAKVSVAVIGDSCNGMSSFVNVLRGLGHKEEISAPTGVVRTTQIPTSYSSSRLPNVMLWDRPGMGAAAQSLENHLGEMPFSQYDLFIITASEQFGMNHVRLAKTIQGLGKRFSIVWTKLDRDLSTSVFSEDQLLQNIRGYIRENLQKKGIYEPPTFLVSNLEPSLHDFPELRDTLCRDLSDIRCHQALEKLXQSGLSAGENGLKAFPRRPGIQDADDLGKCLNAYRLLFGVNDESLQQVAQTLGTSLEEYRATIKSQDLFTVLSEKWTPPXMXCKAASSLHSVLSYFSLLGDPVAQHLREGRHRYLLERVAEDTKNILREVLTDSTV; translated from the exons ATGGGCTGCAGCATGTCACCTGAGTCAGGAGCCAGGAGCATGGGGAAGGCCTTGGAGGAAGGGAAGTTGCTGGAGGTGGTCTCTGTGGTCAGGGAGACCCTGGAGGCAGCATGCAGTGCTAAGGTGAGCGTTGCGGTGATAGGGGACTCCTGCAATGGCATGTCCTCCTTCGTCAATGTGCTGAGGGGCCTTGGGCACAAGGAGGAGATCTCGGCTCCCACTGGGGTGGTGAGGACCACCCAGATTCCCACCAGCTACTCATCCTCCCGCCTTCCCAATGTGATGCTGTGGGACAGGCCCGGCATGGGGGCTGCTGCACAAAGCCTGGAGAACCATCTGGGGGAGATGCCGTTCAGCCAATATGACCTCTTTATCATCACGGCATCTGAGCAGTTTGGCATGAATCACGTGAGGCTTGCCAAAACCATCCAGGGCCTGGGAAAGAGGTTCTCCATCGTGTGGACCAAGCTGGATAGGGACCTGAGCACAAGTGTCTTCTCAGAGGACCAGCTTCTGCAGAACATCCGGGGGTATATCAGGGAAAATCTCCAGAAGAAGGGGATATATGAACCCCCAACATTCCTGGTGTCCAACCTCGAACCTTCATTGCATGACTTCCCAGAGCTGAGAGACACGTTGTGCAGGGACCTCTCTGACATCAGGTGCCACCAGGCCTTAGAAAAACTGTAACAAAGTGGCCTCTCTGCAGGAGAAAATGGCCTCAAAGCCTTTCCCAGAAGACCAGGCATCCAGGACGCAGATGACTTGGGGAAGTGTCTGAATGCCTACCGCCTGCTCTTTGGGGTGAATGATGAGTCTCTCCAGCAGGTGGCCCAGACCCTGGGGACTTCCTTGGAGGAGTACAGGGCCACCATAAAGTCCCAAGATCTGTTCACTGTCCTCTCAGAAAAGTGGACACCTCCTTAGAT TTGTAAGGCAGCCTCTTCTTTACATTCAGTCCTTAGTTACTTCTCGCTCTTGGGTGACCCTGTTGCCCAGCACCTCAGAGAGGGGAGACACAGATACCTCCTTGAAAGAGTTGCCGAGGACACCAAGAACATCCTGAGGGAAGTCCTGACAGACTCTACTGTCTGA
- the LOC118923805 gene encoding H-2 class I histocompatibility antigen, Q10 alpha chain-like isoform X1, translating to MAELAKLQLEDKPWPRGTHSLRYHYLALSAPGPDLPQFLAVGYVDDHPFIQYDSRVDRAESQVPWMAPLDAQYWETETQKQRVWAKVQQVETWMVMGYHNHSSGTHSTQRMFGCEVQEDGRSSAFWQFGFDGQDHLSLDLDTLSWVSAKHVAIGTKRWWEAERCYAEYDKAYLESICLSSLRRYLELGGQTFTRREPPRVHVTGRTAQAGGTMLKCWALGFYPQDISLSWWLGEEELALETEYVETRPNGDGTYQTWAAVWVPAGKEALYACHVQHSSLDHVLTVALELPSHQWMTSITVVITILLLVAGIVFLVRRCCQGGTGPRCYQSPEGARAAQQLC from the exons ATGGCAGAACTAGCCAAACTGCAGCTGGAAGACAAGCCATGGCCAAGAG GGACTCACTCCCTCCGCTACCACTACCTGGCCCTGTCAGCGCCAGGCCCGGACCTCCCCCAGTTTCTGGCTGTAGGCTATGTGGACGACCATCCCTTCATCCAGTATGATAGTCGTGTGGACAGGGCTGAGTCCCAGGTCCCATGGATGGCGCCCCTGGATGCCCAGTACTGGGAGACAGAGACCCAGAAGCAGAGGGTCTGGGCGAAGGTGCAGCAGGTGGAGACATGGATGGTGATGGGCTACCACAACCACAGCAGCG GCACGCACAGCACGCAGCGCATGTTTGGCTGTGAGGTCCAGGAGGACGGCCGCTCCAGCGCCTTCTGGCAGTTTGGCTTTGACGGGCAGGACCACCTGTCTCTGGATCTGGACACGCTGAGCTGGGTGTCAGCCAAGCATGTGGCCATAGGGACCAAGCGCTGGTGGGAGGCCGAGCGCTGCTACGCAGAATATGACAAGGCTTACCTGGAAAGCATCTGCCTCAGCTCCCTGCGCAGGTACCTGGAGCTGGGAGGCCAGACCTTCACTCGGAGAG AGCCACCTAGAGTGCACGTGACAGGCCGCACAGCCCAGGCTGGGGGCACCATGCTGAAGTGCTGGGCCCTGGGCTTCTACCCACAGGACATCTCATTGAGCTGGTGGCTGGGTGAGGAGGAGCTAGCTCTCGAAACCGAGTATGTGGAGACACGGCCCAACGGGGATGGCACCTACCAGACGTGGGCGGCCGTATGGGTGCCGGCTGGGAAGGAGGCCTTGTATGCCTGCCACGTGCAGCACTCCAGCCTGGACCATGTGCTCACTGTGGCCTTGG AACTGCCCTCTCACCAGTGGATGACCTCCATCACCGTTGTTATCACCATTCTCTTGCTGGTGGCTGGAATTGTGTTCTTGGTCAGGAGGTGCTGTCAAG GTGGAACAGGCCCTCGCTGTTACCAAAGTCCAGAGGGAGCAAGGGCTGCTCAGCAACTCTGCTGA